The genomic region tctgatcTCAAAACACCCATGATTGTATATCTGTATTGTCTTTGtcaatgttttaaaacaaaagtattACTGTGATATTTATAGGGGATCCACCTATTCGTACTTGGTTTTAAATCCTGTTTCACACGAGTCTTTGGTACTATTGTAAAAGGGAATTGTAGCTATGATGATGCCCAATTCACAAAGCACCATCTTTTatgcacaaagaaaacattgatTTACTTTTTTAGATGGGTATTATTTGACTTGTATTTCTGCCCTAATATAGAGAAGGCctaataatttaatttgagCATGAACCTAACAGTGTACATCTGATAGCTGCCACTTTACCTTCACTTACTGGTTCTTCTGTTGTTGACTTGCCTCTTCCCAGGTCCCGTCCAAGAGGCTGTGCCAAATGGAGATGGAGTGGCTGTGGCGGCTCCGGCAGCTGACATGGACAGCTGCCTGAATGGCCCCCTGCCCCCCGGGGACACAGGCCCCACTCCCAGCCCCCAGACCAAAGAGCTGCCCACAGGTGTGGCCGCTTTCTGTCGCAGCCTAGAGAGGGAGTCTCAGGGCTCTAATGCCCAGGGCACTGTTCACAAGGGTGATGCACTGCAGTCACTCAGACTGAGTATACCTATGCAGGAGACTGAATTGTGTAAGCATACATGCAGTGATTGCTCCTCTCCCCCTGTATTTGAACCCACACGCCCCTTTCGTTTTTTTCATTCGGTACGTTTGGCAGCTGATGTAACCCTCCCCTCCTTAATACCCCTGCTTGTGCTTACACACTACTAAAAGAGAAGCTCAGTGGGTATCTGCTTTGCTGGTGTGAACCTATTTCCTTTCTGCACTGTTCTGTTCTGTGGTCTGGGACAAGGCCTATTTAATTTGTGTAAgggcattttatttaaaaaggctTGTTTGTCAGTGATTTAATGCTATCGAGTATAGCTGTGCTAATATTTCATACATCTTTAGGTTCAATACTATTAATggttattaatttttcaaatatggGTTTTAATTTCATTCCAGAATAGTTGGTTCCTCACTTGCTTTCTTCATAAATCCAGCCACTACTCTGCAGTCAGTGAAAGCTTAATGTTTCAGCTGTATAACAAATTGAAatgttgtattttctgtatcTGCAAGCATGTAAGCACTTTTTGgaattttgtattttcacacaAGCTAATCTGCTGAATTGGTTTGTTTTGCATTCAAGAAATGTGAGATTACCGTAAAATCCCTAATTAACGCCcccacccatttttgaaaatgcccAGTATATTTTTTCCGAGTAATCAGAaaagaatgaacaaaaaaattaccagtaccaaggtttaaatcccattctcttCCGTAGTCATgaaacaatccacaaacacattaataactatgTGAACATGTCAAACTTCCGTGAAAAACACTGGCATTGACAGCTGTTAAACTGTATTAACACATCTACACACTGCAAACAACAAAGATAATCCACTGGTTTATTAATGTCTGGGACTATCGTAATCCGATGCCTCCCCAACGTCTGTCACGTGCGAGTGGTCAGATTCAGAGTCCGAAATTTCACACCCATCAAGGCCAGTACTACCCCCGGCAACATTctcaagcacattttcactcaggATGCTAGGGGGTAATACCCGATGTACTTGTGGCATTTGCGTGAACGTTTTAGGGAGAGAAATGATCGATTTCACTACCATATGACCTCTAATAAACGCCccccttttggaaaatgtaacgcCCCCGGGGGCATTAGATAGGGATTTTATGGTAGTTCCTGTTGCACCTTTTCAGGAGGAAAAGGTAGTAAAGCCAATGGTATTTGAAGAGATTATTCCACTTTCAGTAACATATAGTCAGGCATGGGAGAAATTTGGGTTCATTTCATATCCAACCCAAGTCACCACGATAACATTGTGATAAGTTTCAGCAGTTTATACAAGGTTGGGAATTTGAGTTAATTTGTCGTTTTTAATGATAAATTGTCTTAGTGGGTATATCGTCCCACTGTGCTTAAAAGTTACTTTTCTGTTGTACCAAGAGTTATTTGACTTATAACATGCCCTGGCATAAACAAGCTAGGAACTTGCCCAGCACTATTGTGATTGTGGTATTTCCTGATCTAATCTACTTGCCTATGATGTCACCTCTACCTTTTTGGTGAAACACGATCTAGATACTACACGATAAAGATACGATAGCTTTTCTTGTACACCATTACAGGAGTGCAGGCATGGCTTACAGTACCACTGATTGTCATGTGTCAAGAGCTGTCCACAGTTGTGCAGTTTCTTTctgtaacattatttttccatatttagcagatgtttctccaaagctgcttagtgttaatctactgatttattatttatatagcagggtaatttttactagatcagttcagggtaagtaccttggtcaaaggtactacagcaggaggttgcaTTACAACCtggatttttttacattacatttacattttattcatttagtggacacttctccagagtgatttatgttaagctacttacaagtattttcatttatatagcttggtaatttaactggagtaCTTTAGGCACACAGGTTCTGCATCTGGTGGTGAGATTTGGACCTGTGACCTTCAAGTGCAAGACATcagttctaaccactaagctacttgATGCTTTAGGCTAAGTAATTTCCAAGCATAAAGCAGAattctttattatttgaaatatgTAATTCAACAGAAAACAGTATTGATGCAATTTAACACTTAGAGATCTTATTTTTAAGCATAAGTTGCCTATTTTatagcaaaaaagaaacatgttttgGTAGGCATAATCTGATTAactagctgggtcattttttacctCCCCCTTGTAGCAGGTTGTTTGCATGAAGACACCAATTTTGCTACATTATGTAGTTTTTCAGGTACAGAAAATATCGCTATTCCTGATCCCTTAATGAGGGGTTTTGAAAGCTGCTTGTTGTTGGTTTTAAGTTTAATAGGCTTTCAAAACAAGAAACCTTTTGAAATCATATTAGGTGGACAAGTTCGTTCATCAGTCAGCTGCTACATGCATCCAAAGGTCTGTGCTGAGTGTTgcttctgttgcttttttttttttttcttccttttttttccttttccaaaaCTGGCGGATTTTCTGACTGGATTTTACAAGAGACACAAttgaaagtaaacatttttttcggAAGCGGAGTACTGCACATTTTGAAGGATTTAAATGTCAGAAATTCTCATCTTGCTTTAGAACaacacatgctttttttttttttttttttttagtttgaatTATACCCATGTTGAGTCATGGTCAACTTCTTAGTTATGGTCATGGCTTTAGAATGTGCATGTGCAGTCTTATTCAGTAAATTATGGCAGTATTTAATGTTTGGCCAGTAACAAGGTATCCATGGCATGTTCAGATTGCACTAACAAAGCCAAGCTTgtaatacatttgcatattttgagttttatgcatGGTAATTTAATTGATGGGGTTTGGTGTTGACTGTTAAACCCACAGCTGAGGGTTTATTTGTGGATCTTACTGTGTCTCTCCAGCACTGGGATGCATGCAGCCAGTTGAGAGCAGCTAAACTTCACCACATCTCTGGGTTGTCATGCAAGCTGTGCTTTATTCactttctcaaaaaaatgaTTTGGCAGGCAGTTTGAGaatgttattttcttttgtaatcAAGTTAAGGATATTCTGGTTTTGATTTTCACCACATGAATAATAAGTCATGAAAACACAAACTATTTTTGATCAGAGTATGAGAACAACAGCTTGCCTGACAATGTCCAAACCCTCTGTTAACATTGGTTGCAGTGTGGGCCTGTTATGCGCTTGGGGTGTTTTAATCCTGTTTTTCACTTAGCATCCCTGGAGCCATCCTTGGAACTGGAGAATGAGGAGCAGATCCGTTTGGCTGCTCGCCGCCGCCTGGAAGAGCAGCTCAAACAGTACAGGGTGAAGCGGCACCAGGAGAGGGTAAGTGTCCCTCCGTAAAGTGGTGGGTCATGTGCTGCTGATCCCTGGCAGCATTATAGTTCAGTCTGGCTACTCTTTATACGACATAGTGAGGTACGATTGGTCAATTCTGATTCCAATTCCAAGGTCCCCATGTATGGGACAACCTTCCACTTGCTGATGTAAATTTCACAGTCGTTTCCGTCATCAGAGTCTTACCCTTCTTTAGTTTTCTGGGCAGGTGCTACTGCAAGCCTGTTGGTTTTTTGACCTTCCTGGCACATTCTCTTTGCATATTTTGTTGCTGTGTATTCTGcttttgtgcaaataaataataaaaaaaaatgaccatcaTTGCTTTCCAGTCAAATCACTCCACACCCAAAAACCGGCCCTTTAGCACCCTGGACCCAGAGCTGATGCTACATCCTGAAGCACTCCCTCGAGCCAGTGCTGTCTCCATGACAAAGGAGTACTCCTTCCTGCGGACAAACGTTCCCAGGGGGCCTAAACTTGGAAGCCTAGGTATTCCCAGCTCCAGGGAGAGGAAATCAAAGTCCCATGGTGGAAAGATCCATTCCCTGGCAGATTACAGAACCCCTGAGGCAGCAAGTTCAGGAGGCAGGGCATCGGTGACAGACACCTCCTCAGGGTCACTGCAGTCTAACAGAAGTGCATCAACCACTGTATCAGAGGTCAGCATCGCTGTCTCTGAGTCAGAGGAGTTGCCAGGAAATGCCCGACAGACAGGAGATGCAGCTTCTGAGGTAGATGGCAGTGAGTGgggtacaaggctggatgggAATGACAGTGATAGCTCATCCTACAGCAGTGCCTCAGCAACAGGGTCATACAGCACAAAGGCACTAGCAATGTTAGCCAGACAGAAGGCACCCTACACTGTGGATGGCCGGGAGGTTGCCCCTGAGGCCGTCGGCCAGTACCCATCCCTGCAGGAAGTGCTGCAAGCAGCCACAAATGAACAACGCCTACTGGAGCAGGAGGGTAGCGGGGAGCCACGCAGCCGGAGGGACAGCTTTTCCAGCAGGTCTGTCAAGTGCATCTGAACACATACAGTGTCGTGTAAACCACATTCAgcatttttagtgttttctttttctttgctaaAGTGTGTCGATGGGAAGTTCTGTAATGGGGAGTCATGACGAAATGCTCCAGGTGCTGAAAGAGAAGATGAGGCTGGAAGGCCAGCTGGAGTCCCTGTCACTGGAGGCGAATCAGGTCACTAATGTCTTAtctgaaacacaccagcaagcaaaagctatttacatttcttcctttagctgacacttttctccaaagcgacttacaatgttaatctaccaacaattatttacccgtttatactgctgggtaatattactggcgcaatttagggtaagtaccttgcttacaggtactacagctagaggtgagatttgaacctgtgacctttgggtccaaagtcagcaggtCTAAGCACTATATGTTATCCACTGTCCCCACACTGATTCTTCCCTCTGaattctcttttcattttctctctcttgtAGGCCCTGAAGGAAAAGACAGAACTCCAGGCCCAGCTGGCTGCAGTGAGTGCCCGGCTCGAGGACCAGGCAGAACTGGCACGAGCTAGCCAGGAGAAGCAGAGCTCCCTCACTGCAGAGGTGGGCACGCTGCGCCAGAGTTGCTCCCAGCTAGAAAAGGCCATGGTGGAGCTCCAGAGCAACCTGGAAAGCAAGAATGCCAGCCTGGCATCACTGGGCACTGACCTGCAGGTTGCTGAGGAACAGTACCAGAGGCTCATGGGAAAGGTGGAAGAGATGCAGCAGACAGTTGCATCCAGGGACAGGTCAGGTGAGTGACCTTCATACCAAGTACATGCTGCACATTTTTAGCTTattttttgttgatgtttcagTGGCGCTTGGACAGCCTTTTGCGTCTCAATCACAACTTTGTTTCTGTTCTCTACAGTTCAGGAGCTGAGACAGCAGATGGGTACCATGCAGGCCCAGCTCCAGCAAGTGCAGCTGGAGAGGAGCAACCTCCAGGCTCGACTCAAGACCTCTCAAGCTGAAATTGCttccctccagcagctccgCCAATGGTACCAACAGCAGCTAACGCTGGCGCAGGAGGCTCGGGTTCGACTGCAGAGCGAGATGGCTAACATGCAGGTTGAAACAACTTTGCTGCCATTTCCCTGGGActgattgaataaataaataaataaatgttgtattCGGAGGTTAATTGTATTCCTTGATTGTTCTgtctttgttaaatattttaagtggATGggttattggtttttttttccccctcaggcTGGTAAGATGACACAGGTGGGTGTCCTGGAACACTTGAAGCTGGAGAATGTGACCTTGTCCCACCAGCTCACTGAGACACAGCAGAGATCCATTAAGGAGAAGGAACGCATTGCCGCGCAACTGCAGAGCATTGAGGTCAGGGCTTTGACGTCAGGGCTTTGCCATGAGGTTTGAGCGTTTCCAAGGATTTCCTGAGTTTTTACTaactttttcctctgctttgatGTCAGGCTGACATGCTTGACCAAGAGGCAGCCTTCAGACAGATACGGGATGCTAAGTCCATGGTGGAAGATGACCTGCAGCACAAGCTGGAAGAATTCGAGGAGGAACGAGAACGGCTGCAGAAGCTGGCCAACTCAGCCAGCTCCTTAGAGAGGGAACTAGAGCAGGTAGGATAATTTCTCAGCTAGAGCTGAGGGTCGGAGagtaatttgtttaaaactgtTAGATGGTGAGAGAGTCACCTTTTGGTTGCTTTAACTTTTCACATTGTATTTGTGCAGGTGAGGTTGACGCTTTCCCAGAAGGACCTTCAGTTGGAGGCCCTGCAGCAGGAACATCTGGACCTGATGAGACAGCTGACAAGTGCCCAGGAGAACCTCCAGACCAAAGAACAATCCCTCAACCAGCTGGAAGTTCGCTACCTGGAGCTGGAAGCCCAGCTTGCCGAGGTGCAAACGGATGCATCAGCCAAGGAAGACACAATTCAATACTTGCAGAATGAGAAGATTGTGCTGGAGGTGGCTCTGCAAGCTGCCCGGGCTGACAAGGGCGAGCTGGATGAAGGGGCGCAGCGGCTAGGGGAAGGTGTGTTGGTGGCAGGTGATGTCCTGAACCAAATCCGTCAGGAAGTCCAGGTCAAAGTTTCCCAGGTAGGATTCATTTTTCCTCCTTGAGTTCTGCCACACTTGCCCTGAAGACATGAGTTTTGTACACAGGAAGGTAGAAGCCAACAGttgcttgtcttttttttctttaagattGAGACAATGCAAAAGGAAAACAGCACCCTGAAGAAACAAGCTCAGAAGCTGAAAGAGCAGTACATGCAACAAAAGGTGTTTCTTCCTTCTGGTGATTTTTGTTGGTTGACAGGTTAAAAACTTCAAATAAGAGACTCAATTACTTATCTTTCTTTTCCAACAGGTGATGGTGGAAGCCTATCGGCGAGATGCCAGCTCCAAAGATCAGCTGATCAGCGAACTGAAAGCAACCAAAAAGCGCCTGCTATCGGAGGCGAAGGAGCTGAGGCAGGAGCTACTGAATGCGCAGGGGGAGAAGAAGGCGGCAGAGCTTGAGCAAGATCGGCTGCAAAAGGAGGTTGTCCGGCTCCAGGAGCAGATGTGCAGCCTGGAAGAGCACTTGCACGCCATCCAGAGTGAGAGAGACCAGCTAGAGACCCAAATCCAGGTCCATAGCTTTTTCAAGATACCAGACAACCCTTATAACAATTTCTTTTAAGATTTCAAAGTTCAAGCAAAATATAATATGCATTTACTTGCTGTCCggtgtacattaaaaatgaataaatgtatatcaaaATGGTTATACTGGTACACTGAATAGTAAGAAGTTGTACTGgatgttttattgtaattctGTTTTTAGTCAACCCTCTGTAAAAGAAGTAATTCAAGaaagtaatttattaaaattgacACAATTAGCATTAGtcagttattaaaattaactgtttGAACTTTGGCACTTCAGTATTTGTCAGTATGGGACTGTTACAGGCATTTTCATAGCTCAGTAGTTTGTgctttgaattgtttttttttttttaaagtggttCCCCAATGTCTTTGACAGTCAGTGCAGCTTGAGCAGAGCCAGTTAGCAGCTGTAACTGAGGAGAATGAGGGGCTCAGAAAGCAGCTGGAGCAAATGCAGCAAGATGCCAAAAAGTGAGTTCAAAGTGTTTCAtggtcatttctgttttcaaacaCAAGGTCTGTTTTTGGATATATCCTCTTCGGTTTTATTCTCCGTATTCTCTGGGATCAGGGCCTTTTCGGAGCAAAAGGTGAGAATGAAACGGCTGGGAACTGATTTGACAAGCGCACAAAAGGAGATGAAGGCCAAGCACAAGGCCTACGAGACTGCTGTTGGCATCCTGAGCCGCAGGTTGCAAGAAGCCCTTACGGACAAGGAGACTGCTGAAGCAGAACTGAGCAAACTCAAGGCACAAGTCACAGATGGAGGGAACAACCAGGCCTTGCAAGTAAGCATGCTACCCATACTGTAGCACTGATCATCTTTACTCTTCTACCCTGACATCATAGATGGTGACCTGATGTGATACAAGGGCTTTATTCCTTCCTCATGCCAGGCCAGAATTGAATCTCTGCAGACTGAACTTCAGACAGTCACTCAGAGcaaggctgctttggagaaggaaCTACAGGAGGTCATCTCGCTGACTAGTACGGAATTGGAGGAGTACCAGGAGAAGATACTGGAGCTGGAAGATGAGGTGAGAACCACCCTGTTCAGACATCTGTTACGTGAACACTAAGTTGGGGGGGGAAAGCATGCAAAGTCTCCGTCCCTGTGCTCTCAGCTTCAGGAGTCACGATGCTTTAAGAAGAGAATCCGCCGGCTGGAAGAGATCAACAAGAAGCTTGCACTGGAGCTGGAGCACGAGAAAGGGAAGTTGACAGGATTGGGGCagtcccacaatgcattgcgtGAGCATGCCAACATCTTGGAAACGGCTTTGGCCAAAAGGGAAgcagacctggtccaactcaaTTTGCAGGTGTAACATCTTACTTTTGtcttttcaagtgttttttcaAAAAGAGTATTCACCCCAAAAGACTGTTTGCATTAACTTCAGAATGATCTGTGCTTTCAGTAATCCCTTTGTAGTGCTCTTTTTGTAAATTAGGTCAAATATAGTATATACTGTTTCATggctttttaaacaaaactgaagttGGAAATCCTTAACAGAAGTTAATTTGCACTATAGGTTCAAGCTGTTTTGAAACGTAAGGAAGAGGAAGATCAGCAGATGAAACAACTGGTTTCAAAGCTACAggaggctttggagaaagagaaggCCAAAGTTAAAGATCTGAAAGATCAGGTAAGAGATACTCATCCATTTTTCCATTACTCATTTTCAGCAAAGTCTTCAAAGTACACATTCTGTTTTATGATAATTTAACAGATTTTATGTACAGGCTTTTTAAGAAATAAGAAACCCtcctcttttttatttaaaaaatgaagtttaCACTTACGAGCACATGTAATTTGTACCCTAAAATTTGTGTAACAACTGTTAACATCTtacaagaacagaaatttcaattcaaaatacaaGCCTTGGTGACACTGCACCACACAAAGTGTGCAACCCCCAATGTAGCTTCTCCAGAGCACCTCAGTTGTCTTGTAGATGTCAGCTTACAAGCACCTCTTGACTTCTTGTGACTTCTTATCTATgacatctaaaataaaaaagtttttagaAAACTGCTCAaagttgaaaaggcaaaggaacacTAATCAGTGTAAAACTTGAATTAATGAAGTGCACAGAATTCTCctgaaaggcaatatcattacAAATGGCTATGTCTGATTTGATTTACTGTTCATTTATTGTTAGATACATTACAAATAGCTCAGCAAGGAGGGGTTAAGGCATTTGAGTGAAAActaattacattatgagaattGCCATGTTAGTGTTCTAGTAATAATCATTGCAGGGACCCTCCATTTGATAAGCACTCGCTCACTCTCTGTTAACCACTTGTTGACATTGGCCATaatggtctggagtctatcctgggcACACAGGGCAGTAGGCAGGTAAGGGTCCACCCTGGGTAGGACACCtgttcatcacaaggcaatctcacacactcattcactggtGTATGCACATTATGGGCAGTTTAGAATCACCATTTCAGCTGAAActcatgtctttgaactgtgggaagaaaccagagctgtctatttaaagttttgtctttttatttaaattaatggtaattaagGTTCTTTTAGAAGAATTTGTGTTAAGGGCAGATGTTCAGTAACTAATTGTGCTCATTATGCAAGAGAAGCCTGTGTTCTGGAAATAAAGTACAGTTCAATccaaacaatatatttttatataatcaCTTTACGTGGTTGAACACCTAGTTATTGCAATTTCTTTTTGCACATGATACAAAACTTGCTGATTGGGGCTGTGTTTGCTCCATGTTTGCTGCAGGTGGCTGCGGCCAAAGCAGAGGTAGCTCACAATCGCCGACACTACAGGGCGGCAGTGTTGGAGCTGGCTGAGATCAAGAAGGACCTGCAGGCCAAAGAGGAACTGGTTAAAGCCCTTCAGAATGAGGCCAGCAAACTACAGTGAGTGTTTAGCCTGACTACCTTAACCAGCATGCTACAGTTTGCAGAAACTTGTTTGACGTACATTTAAAACTGCTTTGTTGTCCTTCAGACCCTACGTTCTGAGCATGTGTTCCTACATGGGTGAAGGCTGTTGCTGATCTGTGCGAATATGAGTACCCTTCTTTTTCCTAGGAGCCAGGATGAGAAGCACTCTCAAGAGGTGTCCCACTTCCAGGAGGAGCTGGCTGAggctcaccttcagctgcaggttCTACAGAAGCAGCTGGACGAGCAGCTCAATAAGCAGCCCATCACCAACCAAGAGGTATGAAAGTCTTTAGGCGGGTAGTCGTGATTGGTTGTTAGGGGCTGGCTTGTTCTGACAGGCAGTTTGTGTTACAGGTggaggacctgaagtgggaatTGGAGCAGAAGCAGCGTGAAATTGAggctcagcaacagcagcaggagcttTCAGAACAGTGCAACAGGAAGGAGATGGAGAACCTTCAGGCAGCACTGCAGGTGAGTGGAACTTCTCTATGTGTAGGTTTTGCAAGGTATTATTAGTGCTCAGTGACTAGTTGAGGCTGGTGATGTTGGAGGAACTAGAATGGACAGGTGCAACGTCCCTGATGCATCTCCAGGGGATCAAGGCAGAGCTcgaggtggtgcaagaggagtTGAGCAGCACCAGGAAGGATAAATTCATGCTGCAGGCCAAGGTGGGGGAGCTGCGCAACAGCATGAGGACGTTGCTACAGCAGAACCAGCAACTCAAAGTGGACTTCAAGCAGAGCCGTCTGAGGAAGGTTGGCATGGTTAATGTCATGTTTAATAACAGTTTAATTAAGCATTAATGAAATTACACAATGCATATAAAGCTATCTTAGTCAttgtaaaaagtacaaatatcCAAAACAAATATTGCATAATAGTTATATCAAATTCCAAACAACAAAATTGTAgaacaaaaaagacacaaaaacaggCTCCAAGGCTAACAGACAGTATTCATAAGCTTTTTAAAACGTCATCCCTGCTGTCATATTTACAATAACGGAGCACACAGTTATCTCTGCTATCCATAATGTTCCTCATTCAGTGGgacatttttcctccttttcatataaaatataatcagCTACAGTATTACTGATACTAGCGATAAGGCACTAGGTGACTCCAGTTATCAATATTTTATGGATAAGcaaatttccatccatccattgtaaacaactgcttgtcccgagcggggtcgcgacgagccggagccttacctggcaacacggcgcaaggccgaagggggaggggacgcacccaggacggggcgccagtctgttgcaagacaccccaagcagggcttgaaccctggacccaacatacagcaggcaccggctgaacccaccaaGAAGCAAACagttgtaacaaaaaaaaattaagcacaaTTCTTCTAGTTAGCAAAGAAATTGCTTCATTACATTGCGTTCATAAAATATCAGCATCTGCTTAAGCTCAATTTTAAGTATTTTGTAGGAACAGTACTATATAGatcacacattttaaatgtaaacttaacTGATAAACCTTGACCTGGACAAGTCAGGAAAGTGTTTTCGGCAATTTTTGGTAAAGATATTAGCATACAGCAGCAGTGTttggaaaagtttttaaaatctttcGGGCAGCAGCGAGCTGAGCTGAAGGGCGACGTGAATGCCTCAGGCCCAGTGACCCCGGTGAAGATCCCTGACTGTCCAGTACCCGCCGCTCTGCTGGATGAGCTGCTCAAGCCCACAGCTTCCATCAGCAAGGAGCCACTCAACAACCTGCACAACTGCCTGCGTCAGCTCAAGTAAGAGAGTGGACTGGCTCACTGTGAGCCCTCTGTGCTGCTTTCTTTCAGTCCTTAGAACTGTTGTATTGTCTGAACATCCTGAGGGGATGTTTCATTTTGTACACTGCAGAACTGTCTACTAAATTTTGACAGTTTTATCTTGGTATtgatagcccccccccccccccccccccattatctCTAAAGATATAAGGTATAGAATCGGAAACATTCAAGAGTTtacaaaatgttctgt from Scleropages formosus chromosome 12, fSclFor1.1, whole genome shotgun sequence harbors:
- the LOC108940388 gene encoding golgin subfamily A member 3 isoform X2, giving the protein MENGRAVLATMEIDGEQQNMPAHTKKSTVQTASDGTCLPKQELVGKLASMGDLANGPVQEAVPNGDGVAVAAPAADMDSCLNGPLPPGDTGPTPSPQTKELPTGVAAFCRSLERESQGSNAQGTVHKGDALQSLRLSIPMQETELSSLEPSLELENEEQIRLAARRRLEEQLKQYRVKRHQERSNHSTPKNRPFSTLDPELMLHPEALPRASAVSMTKEYSFLRTNVPRGPKLGSLGIPSSRERKSKSHGGKIHSLADYRTPEAASSGGRASVTDTSSGSLQSNRSASTTVSEVSIAVSESEELPGNARQTGDAASEVDGSEWGTRLDGNDSDSSSYSSASATGSYSTKALAMLARQKAPYTVDGREVAPEAVGQYPSLQEVLQAATNEQRLLEQEGSGEPRSRRDSFSSSVSMGSSVMGSHDEMLQVLKEKMRLEGQLESLSLEANQALKEKTELQAQLAAVSARLEDQAELARASQEKQSSLTAEVGTLRQSCSQLEKAMVELQSNLESKNASLASLGTDLQVAEEQYQRLMGKVEEMQQTVASRDRSVQELRQQMGTMQAQLQQVQLERSNLQARLKTSQAEIASLQQLRQWYQQQLTLAQEARVRLQSEMANMQAGKMTQVGVLEHLKLENVTLSHQLTETQQRSIKEKERIAAQLQSIEADMLDQEAAFRQIRDAKSMVEDDLQHKLEEFEEERERLQKLANSASSLERELEQVRLTLSQKDLQLEALQQEHLDLMRQLTSAQENLQTKEQSLNQLEVRYLELEAQLAEVQTDASAKEDTIQYLQNEKIVLEVALQAARADKGELDEGAQRLGEGVLVAGDVLNQIRQEVQVKVSQIETMQKENSTLKKQAQKLKEQYMQQKVMVEAYRRDASSKDQLISELKATKKRLLSEAKELRQELLNAQGEKKAAELEQDRLQKEVVRLQEQMCSLEEHLHAIQSERDQLETQIQSVQLEQSQLAAVTEENEGLRKQLEQMQQDAKKAFSEQKVRMKRLGTDLTSAQKEMKAKHKAYETAVGILSRRLQEALTDKETAEAELSKLKAQVTDGGNNQALQARIESLQTELQTVTQSKAALEKELQEVISLTSTELEEYQEKILELEDELQESRCFKKRIRRLEEINKKLALELEHEKGKLTGLGQSHNALREHANILETALAKREADLVQLNLQVQAVLKRKEEEDQQMKQLVSKLQEALEKEKAKVKDLKDQVAAAKAEVAHNRRHYRAAVLELAEIKKDLQAKEELVKALQNEASKLQSQDEKHSQEVSHFQEELAEAHLQLQVLQKQLDEQLNKQPITNQEVEDLKWELEQKQREIEAQQQQQELSEQCNRKEMENLQAALQGIKAELEVVQEELSSTRKDKFMLQAKVGELRNSMRTLLQQNQQLKVDFKQSRLRKRAELKGDVNASGPVTPVKIPDCPVPAALLDELLKPTASISKEPLNNLHNCLRQLKQEMDSLQKQMEEHTVTVHQTMSSWSNTEEGLIRLAVHDSALPTCSDENAGSEQQRAL
- the LOC108940388 gene encoding golgin subfamily A member 3 isoform X1 — translated: MENGRAVLATMEIDGEQQNMPAHTKKSTVQTASDGTCLPKQELVGKLASMGDLANGPVQEAVPNGDGVAVAAPAADMDSCLNGPLPPGDTGPTPSPQTKELPTGVAAFCRSLERESQGSNAQGTVHKGDALQSLRLSIPMQETELSSLEPSLELENEEQIRLAARRRLEEQLKQYRVKRHQERSNHSTPKNRPFSTLDPELMLHPEALPRASAVSMTKEYSFLRTNVPRGPKLGSLGIPSSRERKSKSHGGKIHSLADYRTPEAASSGGRASVTDTSSGSLQSNRSASTTVSEVSIAVSESEELPGNARQTGDAASEVDGSEWGTRLDGNDSDSSSYSSASATGSYSTKALAMLARQKAPYTVDGREVAPEAVGQYPSLQEVLQAATNEQRLLEQEGSGEPRSRRDSFSSSVSMGSSVMGSHDEMLQVLKEKMRLEGQLESLSLEANQALKEKTELQAQLAAVSARLEDQAELARASQEKQSSLTAEVGTLRQSCSQLEKAMVELQSNLESKNASLASLGTDLQVAEEQYQRLMGKVEEMQQTVASRDRSVQELRQQMGTMQAQLQQVQLERSNLQARLKTSQAEIASLQQLRQWYQQQLTLAQEARVRLQSEMANMQAGKMTQVGVLEHLKLENVTLSHQLTETQQRSIKEKERIAAQLQSIEADMLDQEAAFRQIRDAKSMVEDDLQHKLEEFEEERERLQKLANSASSLERELEQVRLTLSQKDLQLEALQQEHLDLMRQLTSAQENLQTKEQSLNQLEVRYLELEAQLAEVQTDASAKEDTIQYLQNEKIVLEVALQAARADKGELDEGAQRLGEGVLVAGDVLNQIRQEVQVKVSQIETMQKENSTLKKQAQKLKEQYMQQKVMVEAYRRDASSKDQLISELKATKKRLLSEAKELRQELLNAQGEKKAAELEQDRLQKEVVRLQEQMCSLEEHLHAIQSERDQLETQIQSVQLEQSQLAAVTEENEGLRKQLEQMQQDAKKAFSEQKVRMKRLGTDLTSAQKEMKAKHKAYETAVGILSRRLQEALTDKETAEAELSKLKAQVTDGGNNQALQARIESLQTELQTVTQSKAALEKELQEVISLTSTELEEYQEKILELEDELQESRCFKKRIRRLEEINKKLALELEHEKGKLTGLGQSHNALREHANILETALAKREADLVQLNLQVQAVLKRKEEEDQQMKQLVSKLQEALEKEKAKVKDLKDQVAAAKAEVAHNRRHYRAAVLELAEIKKDLQAKEELVKALQNEASKLQSQDEKHSQEVSHFQEELAEAHLQLQVLQKQLDEQLNKQPITNQEVEDLKWELEQKQREIEAQQQQQELSEQCNRKEMENLQAALQGIKAELEVVQEELSSTRKDKFMLQAKVGELRNSMRTLLQQNQQLKVDFKQSRLRKQRAELKGDVNASGPVTPVKIPDCPVPAALLDELLKPTASISKEPLNNLHNCLRQLKQEMDSLQKQMEEHTVTVHQTMSSWSNTEEGLIRLAVHDSALPTCSDENAGSEQQRAL